Proteins encoded within one genomic window of Triticum aestivum cultivar Chinese Spring chromosome 2D, IWGSC CS RefSeq v2.1, whole genome shotgun sequence:
- the LOC123048690 gene encoding uncharacterized protein, with translation MAARPPPPCFFAFLKHGALLPARHGGLFLPLLALTAALAAVLLLTNSLAVQPLAAAALVDASAISRADPAGAAYPGLVRALRGDLRRLLLEVGACVLAAVVVGSAIKIATVFAAVRAFSSGADDDATERRLTVSAVLGGARGNLWGPVATVAFGYVLEVACAGAIVALALATVYLLERSLLLLFLDVLLVLLASLFLVYLTVVCAVAVVVSVAEPGRHGAAAVSRAWRLMEGRSARAALYVVATCALGAAVSPVYTLALRLWPRSPCAGVAAGAAYVALLGAVEVFSVAAVTAYYFECRDSKEEEEVVAAHGYRYAKLPNGDA, from the coding sequence ATGGCGGCCCGACCGCCGCCACCGTGCTTCTTCGCCTTCCTCAAGCACGGCGCCCTCCTCCCGGCGCGCCACGGCGGGCTCTTCCTGCCGCTGCTCGCGCTCACCGCGGCCCTCGCCGCGGTGCTCCTCCTCACCAACTCCCTCGCCGTGCAGCCCCTCGCCGCGGCCGCGCTGGTCGACGCCAGCGCCATCAGCCGCGCCGACCCGGCCGGCGCCGCGTACCCGGGCCTCGTCAGGGCGCTCAGGGGCGACCTGAGGCGGCTCCTGCTCGAGGTCGGCGCGTGCGTCCTCGCCGCGGTCGTCGTCGGGTCCGCCATCAAGATAGCCACCGTCTTCGCCGCCGTCAGGGCGTTCTCCTCCGGCGCCGACGACGACGCCACCGAGCGGCGCCTGACCGTGTCCGCCGTCCTGGGCGGCGCGAGGGGCAACCTGTGGGGCCCCGTCGCGACCGTGGCCTTCGGGTACGTCCTCGAGGTGGCCTGCGCGGGCGCCATCGTCGCGCTGGCGCTGGCCACCGTCTACCTCCTGGAGCGCTCCCTGCTGCTCCTCTTCCTCGACGTGCTGCTGGTGCTCCTCGCGTCGCTCTTCCTTGTCTACCTCACCGTCGTCTGCGCGGTGGCGGTCGTGGTCTCGGTGGCGGAGCCGGGGCGGCACGGCGCGGCGGCGGTGTCCCGCGCGTGGCGGCTGATGGAGGGGAGGAGCGCGCGGGCCGCGCTCTACGTGGTCGCGACGTGCGCGCTCGGCGCCGCGGTGTCGCCGGTGTACACGCTGGCGCTGAGGCTGTGGCCGCGGAGCCCGTGCGCCGGggtggccgccggcgccgcctACGTGGCCCTGCTGGGCGCCGTGGAGGTGTTCTCCGTCGCGGCCGTCACGGCGTACTACTTCGAGTGCAGGgacagcaaggaggaggaggaggtggtggcagcccACGGATACAGATACGCCAAGCTGCCCAATGGAGATGCATGA